From the Candidatus Cloacimonadota bacterium genome, one window contains:
- a CDS encoding DUF262 domain-containing protein translates to MESFDSTKTSLREILKQVDEGRIQLPDFQRGWIWDDNRIKGLIASIIKSFPIGAIMLLETGNPSVRFKPNPIEGVSNCAIREPDHLVLDGQQRITSLYQTIVTNQIVTTRNEKNYQIKRWYYIDMKMALDPSIDLEEAIISVNENKQITENIGRDVKLDLSRPDYEYENLMYPVCMLDEYSFWRSQYNKYWNHDPQKSEFWDDFEQKIVNSYGNYMLPVIIMKKENSKEAVCQVFEKVNTGGVVLTVFELLTATYAADEFDLKHHWKSAKERFNTYRILDKTQNTDLIQAVTLLSRYRKKMMSIKMNPDSDESPAVSCKRKDMLNLSLEDYRSNAQDIVNAFIKAAQILAENHIYSARDLPYNTQLIPFAAIIAVLGSDVDIAGNKRKLMRWFWCGVLGELYGSANETRYALDLPQVVDWISHNGSEPKTIYDANFNPSRLYTLRTRNSAAYKGIYALLLGSGLRDWLSNSKIEIQNYFSERIDIHHIFPVAWCDKHKIPSDEYDCIINKTPLSGGTNRFISGDAPSRYLDRLERKIGVTGQEFDRILHTHLLDPEFMYKDDFGGFMLHRKELLLQLIENATGKPILRDNDIREEGVYLAEENGENEQ, encoded by the coding sequence ATGGAGTCTTTCGATTCAACAAAAACCAGTCTGAGAGAGATATTGAAACAAGTGGATGAAGGCAGGATCCAATTGCCTGATTTTCAACGTGGATGGATCTGGGATGACAACCGGATTAAGGGTCTTATCGCCAGCATCATCAAATCATTTCCGATCGGAGCTATCATGCTGCTGGAAACAGGTAATCCCTCGGTACGGTTCAAACCCAATCCCATAGAAGGTGTTTCAAACTGTGCAATACGTGAGCCGGATCATCTGGTTTTGGATGGGCAACAAAGAATTACTTCGCTTTACCAGACCATAGTTACTAATCAGATTGTCACCACTCGTAACGAAAAGAACTACCAAATCAAGCGCTGGTACTACATCGACATGAAAATGGCTCTTGACCCCAGTATCGACCTTGAGGAAGCCATAATCTCAGTGAATGAAAACAAACAGATCACCGAAAACATAGGCAGGGACGTCAAACTGGATCTATCCCGTCCTGATTATGAATATGAGAACCTGATGTATCCGGTTTGCATGCTTGATGAATACAGTTTTTGGCGTAGTCAATATAACAAGTACTGGAATCACGACCCTCAAAAAAGCGAATTCTGGGATGATTTTGAGCAAAAGATAGTTAACAGCTACGGTAATTATATGCTACCGGTGATCATCATGAAAAAAGAAAACTCGAAAGAAGCGGTATGCCAGGTATTTGAGAAGGTAAACACCGGTGGCGTTGTCTTAACGGTTTTTGAGCTACTGACAGCGACCTACGCTGCAGATGAATTTGACCTAAAGCACCATTGGAAAAGCGCAAAAGAGAGATTCAATACCTATCGGATTCTGGATAAAACCCAAAATACAGATCTAATCCAAGCTGTGACGTTACTATCAAGATACAGAAAGAAAATGATGTCAATAAAGATGAATCCTGATAGTGATGAATCCCCAGCGGTCAGCTGTAAGCGTAAGGATATGCTAAATTTAAGCCTTGAGGACTATCGAAGTAATGCTCAGGACATAGTCAATGCATTTATCAAGGCAGCCCAGATCCTAGCAGAGAATCATATCTACAGTGCCAGGGACCTTCCCTATAACACTCAGCTAATTCCCTTTGCTGCAATTATAGCAGTGTTGGGGAGTGATGTAGATATTGCAGGAAACAAACGGAAACTAATGCGCTGGTTCTGGTGCGGTGTGCTTGGTGAACTCTATGGCTCTGCCAACGAGACACGTTACGCCCTCGATCTACCGCAAGTAGTGGATTGGATATCCCATAATGGCTCTGAGCCCAAAACCATCTATGATGCCAATTTTAACCCTTCTCGTTTATATACTTTGAGGACAAGAAACAGTGCCGCCTATAAGGGAATATATGCTTTGCTACTGGGATCGGGTTTACGAGATTGGCTCTCAAATTCCAAGATCGAGATCCAGAACTATTTCTCTGAGAGGATCGACATTCACCACATTTTTCCGGTAGCCTGGTGCGATAAGCATAAGATTCCCTCAGATGAATATGACTGTATCATAAATAAAACACCGCTTTCCGGGGGCACAAACAGATTCATCAGCGGAGACGCCCCCAGCCGCTATTTGGACAGACTTGAAAGAAAGATCGGTGTAACAGGGCAAGAATTTGATAGAATCCTGCACACACATCTGCTAGATCCTGAATTCATGTATAAGGATGATTTTGGTGGCTTCATGCTTCACAGGAAAGAACTATTGCTCCAACTCATCGAAAACGCCACCGGTAAACCCATTTTACGCGACAATGATATCCGGGAAGAGGGAGTTTACCTAGCAGAAGAGAATGGTGAGAACGAGCAGTAA